In the Xanthobacteraceae bacterium genome, ATAATGCAGGACCTGATGCAGCACGATGGCGTCGAACGAGTCGCGCGGGAACGGCAGATTGAACAGGTCGCCCTGCCGCACCGAGCAGTTCTTCAGTCCAGCGCGGTCGAGATTGGCGCGCGCGAATTGCAGCATCTCCGGGTTGAGGTCGATGCCGACGCCGCGCGAAATCTCCGGCCCGAACAGTTCGAGGATACGTCCCGTTCCCGTACCGAGATCGAGCAGCGAGTCGATGCGCTTGCCCGTGAAGGCTTCACGCACCGCAGCCTCGACTGCGGCTTCCGAAACATGCAGCTTGCGCAATTCGTCCCAGCGCGCGGCATGCTTGCGGAAATAATTCTGGGCCGCCGCCTGCCGTGCAGCGCGCACCTGCGCAAGGCGTTCGCGGTCGCGCTCGAACACCGGGTCCGAACTGTCCGCGAGTTTCAAAATCGCATCGGCGAGCGGCGCACCGGCGCCGTCGTTAGCGCGGCGATAGAACGCCCAGCTCGCTTCGCGGAACCGCTCGACGATGCCCGCTTCCGCGAGCAGCTTCAGGTGACGGGAAATGCGCGGCTGCGACTGGCCGAGAATGTCGGTGAGGTCCGAGACGGTGAGTTCCGCCTGATCGAGCAACGCAAGCAGCCGCAGACGCGTGTCCTCCGCCGCGGCCTTCAGCCCGCTGAGGAGTTCGTCGAAATTGGAGGCGGCTTTCTTCCGGACCACGCCAGAACCCTGCTCAAGAAGGCGGGCCAATGGCCCGCAGATCACATAAGGATATCTTTATGTGATTAAGTATGGGTAAGCAAGCCGCTACCGTAAAGGCCGGGAAAACAATGCAAACCCCGTATTTTCAGGGTCAAAACCCTCTACTAGTGTCGGGGTATGGCCAATCCATTGTCGCTGGCGATTCCGGCCGGCACCATCACGTTGCCGCCGAAAACCCGCGACCTGCGGCTGGATTTTTTCCGCGGCCTCGCGCTGTGGCTGATCTTCCTGAACCATGTCCCGTCCAACTTCGTGGGCTGGTTCACGACCCGCAACTTCGGTTTCAGCGATGCCGCGGAGATGTTCGTGTTCATCTCCGGCTATACCGCCGCTTTCGTCTACGGACGCGTGATGCTGGAGCGCGGTTTCACGGTTGCGGGCGCCCGCATCCTGAAACGGGCCTGGCAGATCTACGTCGCCTTCATCTTCTTGTTCATGATCTATCTCGCGCAGATTTCATGGGTCTCCGCGCGCTTTGAAAATCCGCTCTACGTGGAGGAGATGAATCTCCTGCACTTCCTGCAGCGGCCGGAAGTGGTGATCGTCGAGGCGCTGTTCCTGCGCTTCCTGCCGGCCAACGTGGACGTCTTGCCGCTCTACATCGTGCTGATGGCGGTGTTTCCGCTGATTCTCTGGCTATTGCTGCGGGCGCCGAATATCGCACTCGGCCTTTCCTTCCTGGTCTATCTCGCCGCCCGTTACTTCGGATGGAATTTGCCGGGGTATCCCGCGGACAAGACGTGGTTCTTCAGCCCCTTTGCCTGGCAGTTCTTGTTCGTCATTGGCGCTTGGTGCGGGGTTGGAGCGGTAAAGCAGGTGGACTGGCTGTTGCGCTCCAACTGGCTGCTGATTCTCGGCGTGATTTACCTGCTGTTCGCTTGCGGAATGCAGCTTTCCGCCAATTTAGGAATGCCGCTAGAGATATACCCCGACTGGCTTCTGATCTTCCCGTTGGACAAGACCGGGCTGGACCCCTTCCGCCTTGCCCACTTCCTTGTTCTCACCGCGGTCGTCGTTCGCTTCGTGCCCGCGGATGCACAGTTTTTGCGCAGCGAATGGGCCAAGCCGTTGATTCTATGCGGCGAACACTCGCTGGAAATCTTCTGCCTCGGGGTATTTCTGTCATTTACCGCGCATATTTTGATGATCGAAATATCCGCCCGGATCGGTTTTCAGGTCCTTATTAGCCTTGCGGGTATCCTGATCATGATTGCCCTTGCAGGCATCATGACGTGGTATAAGAAGATGCAAAGCCGGGCACCGAAGAACCTGGCGGCTTAGACTTTGGTATAAAGATGCCACGGGGGCCCCATGCGGGCCAGAATGCTTGGAGCGGCGCTGTTTCCGCTCCTTCTCTCGACAGGAATGGTTGCCGCGCAGGACGATAAATGCGCGGTGCCGGATTATTTTGTCGAGCCGTACTTCAAGACTCCTCGCGCAGCAGTCTCGCTGCGCACGAACAAGTCGCTCCAGATCCTGATCGTTTCCAGCGCGCCATCGCAAACCCGTATGGGTGAGAAGCTGCGCTCCTATCCAATGTTCTTCGAGGCCGCGTTGCGTGAGCGGCTGCCCAATTACGAAATCCGCGTGACCATTCATTCGGAGCCGCGCAAAGGCATCAAGGATATTCTCGCAGCGCTTCCGAAAGCGCTCGAAACCGCGAAGCCTGCGCTGGTGATCTGGCAGACCGGAGTCGTCGAGGCGATTACCGGCATGGACCCTGACAAGTACGAGCGGAAGCTGGAAGCCGGTATAGAGATGATCCGAAAGACCGGCGCCGACGTCCTGCTAGTCAATCCGCAATTCAGCCCGCGTACTTCGTTCGTGACCAATTCGGGATCGCTGAACGAACGCATCCGCCGGGTCGCATCCTATGCCGACGTGCCGCTGTTCAACCGCTACGACATGATGCGCCAGTGGCATGAAAACGAAGTCTTCGATTTCGCGGCTCTGAAGAACGACGGCACCTTCGAGGCGGTACACCGCTGCCTCGGCCGCAATCTCGCGGAATATGTTTCGCGTGCGGCTTCTTTCGCGGAGATCGCAAAGCTCCGCCAATGAAGATTCAGCATTTCCTTATTGTGGCGGGCGCCCTGCTCGGCCTCGCGCCCGCGGCTCTTGCCGAGACCGTGCCGCAATGCGCCCCCAGCACGGATTACACGCGCCTTTCCGCGCCGCTTGCGCGCGTCGCCGAGCGCGTTGCGAACCGCGAAACCATCACCATTGTCGCGATGGGTTCGTCTTCCACCGCCGGCGTCGGCGCGACTACCATCGAACAGAATTATCCGAGCCAGCTTGAGAAGCGCCTGAAGGCCCGCTTCCCCGGCATCGCCTTCCGCGTCATCAACCGCGGCATGAGCGGTGCCGTCGACCGCGAAATGCTGGCACGCTTCGAGGAAGATATCCGCGCCGCCAATCCCGATCTCGTGCTCTGGCAGGTTGGCACCAATGCGCTGCTGAACTCCGATGGCATCACCCGCGAAGGCGACGTGATGCGCGACGGCCTGCGCCGCCTGCGCGCAATCGGTGCCGATGTCGTGCTGATCGACCCGCAATATGCGCCCAAGGTTCTGAAAGACCCCGATGCCGAGCCGATGGTCGAACTCATCCGCACTATCGCCCGCGAAGAGAAGGTGCCGGTCTATCACCGCTGGGCGCAAATGAAGGAATGGAGGGAAGTCCGCCACATTCCGTTCGAGGCATTCCTATCCGCAGACCTCTTTCATATGAATGACTGGAGCTATGCTTGTTGGGCAGAAGCGCTCTCGCAGGCGATCGCCATTTCCGCGACGCAGGGTGGCACCCAGTTCGCCGGCAGCACCCCGGCATTCCGCCCGTAATCTCTCCGCTTACTTTTTCTCGCCCTGAATGATGAAGCACGTCGTCGTCGCGTGCGCGTAGAGCTTGTCATCCTTGTCGATCAGCCGTCCTTCCGCGATTGCGGTACGCGCGCCAGAGTGGACTACCTTGCCTTCCGCACGCAACCTACCGGTCTTCGCCGTGATGCCGCGCACGAAGTTCAGCTTCAGTTCCAGCGTCGTGTAGCCGGTGCCTGCGGGCAATGTCGTCTGCACGGCGCAGCTCATAGCGGAATCCATCAGCGTCAGCGCGACACCGCCATGCACCGTGCCGATCGGATTGTAGTGAAACTCTTTTGGCTCGATCTCGAACACAACAAAGCCCGGCTCCACCACCGTCAGGTCGAAATCGAGCGTGTCGGTTATCGGCGGGTTCGGGATTTCGCGGTCGCGGATTTTCTGGAGAAACTCAAGGCCCGGCATGGTCAGGACCAGCCCCGCGCTCTGTTTCGGATCCTTCCATTGGAAGGTCCGCGTCCGCTCCCCTGAATTCGCCTGTGCATTCGATTGCACATTCATGCCGGCCTCCCGCACTGCTCGTTGACAAAAGCGTATATGCACTCATTATGAGCGCATATACGCTCTTGTCCAGCGCAGACCTGCCATGCCCAAAGCGAAACGGAACGACATTCACCGCTGCGCCTGCACCATTCTCCGGCAGGCGGCACGGGTAGCGACGCAGCACTTCGACCAGGCGCTTGCGGCCAGCGGCCTTCGCATTTCGCAGCTCTCGGTGCTGACCACGCTCCGTTATGTCGGCCCGAAGACCATCAACGAACTTGCGGAAATTATGGTGCTGGATCGCACCACGCTGGGACGCAATATGCGGCCCTTGCAGCGCGATGGCTTCATCGCCATCGAAGCCGGCAAGGACGACCGCCGCACGAAAAAGCTGGTCCTGACGAAGAAAGGTGAAACCATTGCGCTCCAGGCGATGGACAGCTGGGGCGACGCGCAAACGAGTTTCGAAAAAGCCATCGGCGTCGAGAACGCCATTGCGTTATCAAAACTGCTGCGCCAGGTCGTGAAGGCGGATTACGCGGAGAAGAGATAAAAAAGCCCCGGATAATCCGGGGCTTTTTATCAGCGCGTGAACTTCTTGTATTTGATCCGGTGCGGGATTTCCGCAGCTGCGCCGAGGCGGCGTTTCTTGTCAGCCTCGTAATCCTGGAAGTTGCCCTCGAACCACTCGACATGGCTGTCGCCCTCGAAGGCGAGAATATGGGTCGCGATACGATCGAGGAAGAAACGATCGTGGCTGATGATCACGGCGCAGCCCGCGAAATCCTCCAGCGCCTCTTCCAGCGCGCGCAGCGTATCGACGTCGAGGTCGTTGGTCGGTTCGTCGAGCAGCAGCACGTTCGCGTGCGAGCGCAACATCTTCGCGAGATGCACGCGGTTGCGTTCGCCGCCGGAGAGCGAGCCGACCTTCTTCTGCTGGTCGCCGCCCTTGAAGTTGAACGCCGAGACATAGGCGCGGCTGTGCATTTCCCTTGCGCCGAGCTTGATGATCTCGTCGCCGCCGGAGATTTCCTCCCAGACGTTCTTGTTGCCGTCGAGGGAGTCGCGGCTCTGGTCGACGTAGCCCAGCTTCACGCTGTCGCCGATCTTGATGGTGCCGCTGTCTGGGTGTTCCTGCCCCGTGATCATGCGAAACAGCGTGGTCTTGCCCGCGCCGTTCGGCCCGATCACGCCGACAATGCCGCCGGGCGGCAGCTTGAAGTTCAGGTTCTCGATCAGCAGTTGATCGCCGAAACCCTTGGTAAGCGCTTCCGCGTCGACCACATTCTGGCCGAGCCGCTCCGCAACCGGAATGATGATCTGCGCGGTCTGCGGCGCCTTGTCGTTCTGCTTGGCGACCAGTTCGTCATAGCGCTGGAAACGCGCCTTGCTCTTGGCCTGCCGCGCTTTCGGTGACGAAGAAATCCATTCGCGCTCGCGCTCGATGGCGCGCTGGCGCGCTTCTTCCTCGCGGCCTTCCTGCTCTAGCCGTTTCTGTTTCTGCACCAGCCACGAAGAATAATTTCCTTCGTAGGGAATGCCGCGGCCGCGGTCGAGTTCGAGAATCCAGCCCGTGACGTTATCGAGGAAGTAGCGGTCGTGGGTTACTATCAACACCGCGCCCTTGAAATTGCGCAGGTATTCCTCGAGCCACGAAACCGTCTCCGCGTCGAGATGGTTGGTCGGCTCGTCGAGCAGCAGAATATCCGGCTCCGACAACAGAAGCTGGCACAACGCGACACGGCGTTTTTCGCCGCCGGAGAGATTGTTCACGTCCGCGTTGTCGTCCGGGCAGCGCAGCGCATCCATCGCAAGGTCGACCTGCGCATCGAGATCCCAGAGATTCTTGGCCTCGATCTCGTCCTGCAACTTCGCCATTTCGTCGGCGGTCTCGTCGGAGTAATTCGCGGCAAGTTCGTTG is a window encoding:
- a CDS encoding metalloregulator ArsR/SmtB family transcription factor, with protein sequence MVRKKAASNFDELLSGLKAAAEDTRLRLLALLDQAELTVSDLTDILGQSQPRISRHLKLLAEAGIVERFREASWAFYRRANDGAGAPLADAILKLADSSDPVFERDRERLAQVRAARQAAAQNYFRKHAARWDELRKLHVSEAAVEAAVREAFTGKRIDSLLDLGTGTGRILELFGPEISRGVGIDLNPEMLQFARANLDRAGLKNCSVRQGDLFNLPFPRDSFDAIVLHQVLHYLDDGARAIREAARVLRPGGRLVVVDFAPHKLEFLRDEHAHRRLGFAPDAIEQWLKEAGLEFDRHRELAAEKKSDSALTVSVWAARDPRIMLAEQGREVA
- a CDS encoding OpgC domain-containing protein; the protein is MANPLSLAIPAGTITLPPKTRDLRLDFFRGLALWLIFLNHVPSNFVGWFTTRNFGFSDAAEMFVFISGYTAAFVYGRVMLERGFTVAGARILKRAWQIYVAFIFLFMIYLAQISWVSARFENPLYVEEMNLLHFLQRPEVVIVEALFLRFLPANVDVLPLYIVLMAVFPLILWLLLRAPNIALGLSFLVYLAARYFGWNLPGYPADKTWFFSPFAWQFLFVIGAWCGVGAVKQVDWLLRSNWLLILGVIYLLFACGMQLSANLGMPLEIYPDWLLIFPLDKTGLDPFRLAHFLVLTAVVVRFVPADAQFLRSEWAKPLILCGEHSLEIFCLGVFLSFTAHILMIEISARIGFQVLISLAGILIMIALAGIMTWYKKMQSRAPKNLAA
- a CDS encoding SGNH/GDSL hydrolase family protein yields the protein MRARMLGAALFPLLLSTGMVAAQDDKCAVPDYFVEPYFKTPRAAVSLRTNKSLQILIVSSAPSQTRMGEKLRSYPMFFEAALRERLPNYEIRVTIHSEPRKGIKDILAALPKALETAKPALVIWQTGVVEAITGMDPDKYERKLEAGIEMIRKTGADVLLVNPQFSPRTSFVTNSGSLNERIRRVASYADVPLFNRYDMMRQWHENEVFDFAALKNDGTFEAVHRCLGRNLAEYVSRAASFAEIAKLRQ
- a CDS encoding SGNH/GDSL hydrolase family protein: MKIQHFLIVAGALLGLAPAALAETVPQCAPSTDYTRLSAPLARVAERVANRETITIVAMGSSSTAGVGATTIEQNYPSQLEKRLKARFPGIAFRVINRGMSGAVDREMLARFEEDIRAANPDLVLWQVGTNALLNSDGITREGDVMRDGLRRLRAIGADVVLIDPQYAPKVLKDPDAEPMVELIRTIAREEKVPVYHRWAQMKEWREVRHIPFEAFLSADLFHMNDWSYACWAEALSQAIAISATQGGTQFAGSTPAFRP
- a CDS encoding PaaI family thioesterase, with protein sequence MNVQSNAQANSGERTRTFQWKDPKQSAGLVLTMPGLEFLQKIRDREIPNPPITDTLDFDLTVVEPGFVVFEIEPKEFHYNPIGTVHGGVALTLMDSAMSCAVQTTLPAGTGYTTLELKLNFVRGITAKTGRLRAEGKVVHSGARTAIAEGRLIDKDDKLYAHATTTCFIIQGEKK
- a CDS encoding winged helix-turn-helix transcriptional regulator yields the protein MPKAKRNDIHRCACTILRQAARVATQHFDQALAASGLRISQLSVLTTLRYVGPKTINELAEIMVLDRTTLGRNMRPLQRDGFIAIEAGKDDRRTKKLVLTKKGETIALQAMDSWGDAQTSFEKAIGVENAIALSKLLRQVVKADYAEKR
- the ettA gene encoding energy-dependent translational throttle protein EttA, with amino-acid sequence MASWQYVYQMIGLSKAYPGGKKVLDNVHLSFFPTAKIGVLGVNGAGKSTLMRIMAGTDKDFTGEAFAAEGAKVGYLPQEPQLDPSKNVRQNVMIGVAEKQALLDRYNELAANYSDETADEMAKLQDEIEAKNLWDLDAQVDLAMDALRCPDDNADVNNLSGGEKRRVALCQLLLSEPDILLLDEPTNHLDAETVSWLEEYLRNFKGAVLIVTHDRYFLDNVTGWILELDRGRGIPYEGNYSSWLVQKQKRLEQEGREEEARQRAIEREREWISSSPKARQAKSKARFQRYDELVAKQNDKAPQTAQIIIPVAERLGQNVVDAEALTKGFGDQLLIENLNFKLPPGGIVGVIGPNGAGKTTLFRMITGQEHPDSGTIKIGDSVKLGYVDQSRDSLDGNKNVWEEISGGDEIIKLGAREMHSRAYVSAFNFKGGDQQKKVGSLSGGERNRVHLAKMLRSHANVLLLDEPTNDLDVDTLRALEEALEDFAGCAVIISHDRFFLDRIATHILAFEGDSHVEWFEGNFQDYEADKKRRLGAAAEIPHRIKYKKFTR